In Oncorhynchus clarkii lewisi isolate Uvic-CL-2024 chromosome 2, UVic_Ocla_1.0, whole genome shotgun sequence, one DNA window encodes the following:
- the LOC139421670 gene encoding cytoplasmic phosphatidylinositol transfer protein 1-like: MLLKEYRICMPLTVEEYKIGQLYMISKHSNEQSGGGEGVEVVRNQPDTHPQHGLGQLTEKRIYLNSKLPSWVSVFVPRVFYVTEKAWNFYPYTITEYSVSFLPKFSIRIETRFENNNGDNNNVFGDRPTPAESVSHLDILIDPIPDKHYKETEDLSRWVSEKTGRGPLVEGWRKDSTPIMCSYKRVQCSFEVYGFQGKTEDFIHRNIQDILLVGHRQAVAWTDEWHGMSLEDVREYERQIQEQTNSKLKSTQNNNTAPRPAYSRSMSVTDERSLKKMGVKTMAMSDPSTSTLPHSTVRLNSTPE; the protein is encoded by the exons ATGTTGCTGAAGGAGTATAGAATATGCATGCCACTAACTGTGGAAGAG TATAAGATTGGGCAGCTGTACATGATCAGTAAACACAGTAATGAGCAGagcggaggaggggagggagtggaggtgGTGAGGAACCAACCAGACACACATCCCCAACATGGCCTGGGACAGCTCACTGAGAAACGCATCTACCTCAATAG taaaCTGCCATCCTGGGTgagtgtgtttgtccccagggtCTTCTATGTGACAGAGAAGGCCTGGAACTTCTACCCTTACACCATCACAG AGTACTCA GTCTCCTTCCTTCCCAAGTTCAGTATCCGTATTGAGACCAGGTTTGAGAACAACAATGGTGACAACAATAAT GTATTTGGAGACAGGCCCACCCCTGCAGAGAGCGTGAGCCACCTGGATATCCTTATTGACCCCATCCCTGACAAACACTACAAGGAGACAGAG gacCTGAGTCGCTGGGTGTCTGAGAAGACGGGCCGAGGCCCCCTGGTGGAAGGGTGGCGTAAGGACAGCACCCCCATCATGTGCTCCTATAAGAGGGTGCAGTGCAGTTTTGAAGTCTACGGCTTCCAGGGAAAGACTGAGGACTTCATACACAGG AACATCCAGGACATCCTACTGGTGGGGCACAGACAGGCTGTGGCCTGGACAGACGAATGGCATG GGATGAGTTTGGAGGATGTGAGAGAGTATGAGCGACAGATACAGGAACAGACCAACAGCAAACTCAAATCAacccagaacaacaacacag CCCCTCGTCCGGCATACTCGCGCTCTATGTCCGTCACAGATGAGCGCTCTCTGAAGAAGATGGGAGTGAAGACTATGGCCATGTCAgacccctccacctccacactgCCTCATAGCACTGTCCGCCTTAACTCCACCCCCGAGTAA